The Rosa rugosa chromosome 1, drRosRugo1.1, whole genome shotgun sequence genomic sequence AGAGAAGCGGTAAGAGCATCAAGATCTGCTTTCGTAACTTCACCCATTTCTACCAAGGTAAATAGGagagacagggaagacctgctctgataccacctaACGCAGTCGGAACAgtaacctaggtttacaagcgataaacctaaacaaagagttctggagtccaccagagataaaagagaaaattctctatttgattgataataagagaaaagatagttctgcagccgtttaaagTTGcttatatgagaaaagaaaccctagggcgactaacaatgaaaccctaaagcccacaggtaaaaaaataaaacaaacccaaaacaaactaggaaaccgaaaattctaaaaaacagtaaattgcatttttgaggccctaaacgaactcgaaagcccgaaaaagcccacacGTCGTAGCATAGCGACGAGTTTTGttcctggcgcgattcccttttcGGAAAGCTATGGCACGCTCCAATCGGACACCAAGCTATGGAGTGGCTACTAATAACTTTCGTTTTCCTCCTCTTGCACGATCAAACTGCTATTCGAATTGGACTGTCATCCGTTCTGCATCATAATGCTTTGTTGAAGAGTAAGCTGTGGGGCGGCCCCGACTCAAGCGATGTGTATGGAAACTTAGGATTGTATATAAAATTACGTATCATTCTAATCGTCTAGGTGACTAATCAATTCCGTACATAAAATTATGTACAATTCTGATCATCTAGGTGACTAATCAATTTCGTACATAAAATTATGTACAATTCTGATCATCTAGGTGACTATTCAATTTCGTACATAAAATTACATATCATTCTGATCGTCTGAGTGACTAATCAATTTCGTACATAAAATTACGCAACATCCTTTCAGATACGATAGTTTGCTtccatttttaaataatttatttttattctagatcttccaaaaaaaaaaaaatcgaccATCAAAATACATGACAGAGATCGGTGTCGATCTTATTGGGTCAATGACAAAAGCATTGGACCTTCACCCTATCGGGTCGGTCACGCTTTCAACTGGCCCAGCTTGTCTGTAAAGTGGCGGGTCGGTCACGAATTTATACACCGACTCTTGGAAACAATTCAAATCAAAATCGATAATATCTTGgcataaaccctaaaaccccaaTCACTCTTGGGTTCTCATCGCCATGGAGAAGGAGAACGGCGAAATACCCGAAAATGCTAATGAACGTAAGAGATTTTTCATTCTGGGTTTTGTTCATTTGGGATGTGTTGTTATTTCTACTTGATGATTTTTTGGGATATTGTTTGTTCAGATTGCCCAGGTCCTCAATCCGAGTCTGCTGGGAAGTCTGAATCTTGTGAAGGATGCCCGAATCAACAAATTTGTGCTACTGCTCCAAAGGGCCCTGACCCAGGTTTcctttctatctctctctacTGCTGCAGCTGTGCTTTTGTTCTGCTTTAGCTGCAAATTTGAATTGAAGTTTGTTAATTTCTTCATTGATTATTGGAAAGTTcttgtttttttgttctttggtgcCGGTTTTTGACTATGACCATTTTATTCATTTCGAAGAACAAGCCAGAGTTATTGCTTTATGTACCTGATTTTACTCATCATGGAGATtttgtgttattttttttcGAAATATTTGTTATTACATTTCTTCTTAGTTTAGTTGGCCCTGATCATGTTGTGGCTGATTTTAATGATGATTTGATAGCATAGTTTGTTCACTGAACTGTATTTGTCTTTGAAAAGAAACTTCTAGCACTTCATATGGATTGAAACGTCCTGGATGTTAAAGCAGTCTCACATTCTGGCTTTTTCTTATATTTAGTCTTCTGCCTCTAAACTTACTGATGTGGGAGTATGTGGCTTGTGCCTAGCTAcatcttgttgttgttgttgcaaaACAGAAAGGAGACTATGAGCTTTTGTTTTTGCAAGCCTTGATTTCCACGTATCATTTATAGCACTTTTTGTAGTTCCGAGCTGAATTAATGAGCCTTTTTTCTGTGTGAATTTATTGACAAAAGATTGTGTTAAGTGGAGCAGTGAGCAACTGTTCTTTGTAGTAGAACTTAATTTGACCAAAGTGTGGATTCTGATGGTTAGATTTACCAGTAGCTGGATTGCAAGTTCAAAGTTTAATTAGGAAAGTCTACTTATGTAAGTGCATAGGATATCAATAACCATCTAGGATTTTCATCCTTTGTGCAACTTTGCAAGTTGTGGTCCTGTGTAGACGAATAGTTGTTTTTCCCTTACAGATGATGTGCATTTCTCTTCAGATTTGTTTATATGCTCATGGCTCAAGACTGATGCATTTGACCTCGTGTTCTCTATGTTTCTGCAGACTTGGTTGCAATTGCAGAAAGGATGGCCACTGTAAAGCATAAGATACTGATTTTATCAGGGAAAGGTGGAGTTGGCAAGAGCACATTCTCTGCACAACTTTCATTTGCACTAGCGGCTATGGACTTCCAGGTGGGTCTTCTGGACATCGACATTTGTGGCCCTAGCATCCCAAAGATGCTTGGCCTAGAAGGCCAAGAAATCCACCAGAGCAACCTCGGTTGGTCGCCTGTCTATGTTGAGTCCAACCTTGGGGTTATGTCAATAGGGTTTATGCTTCCAGACCCTGATGACGCAGTCATATGGAGGGGGCCACGCAAGAATGCACTCATTAAGCAATTCCTCAAGGATGTTGATTGGGGTGAGCTTGATTTTCTAATAGTTGATGCTCCTCCTGGAACCTCAGATGAACACATTTCAATTGTTCAAGATCTTGGTGCTGCTTCAATAGATGGTGCAATCATTGTCACCACTCCACAACAAGTTTCCCTTATTGATGTCAGGAAAGAAGTGAGTTTCTGCAAAAAAACTGGCGTCCAGGTTCTTGGGGTAGTTGAAAATATGAGTGGCTTGCGCCAGCCGATGTTGGCTGCTTCCAAATTTTTGAGGATGACAGAGGCAGGTGAGGAGAAGGATGTCACAGAATGGGTTAGAGAGTACGTGAAAGAGAAAGCACCGGAATTGCTTGATATAATAGCCTTGAATGAAGTGTTTGATAATAGTGGTGGTGGAGCCACAAGAATGTGCAGTGAAATGGGGGTACCTTTCCTGGGGAAGGTGCCGTTGGATCCCGAGCTTTGCAAGGCTGCTGAAGAAGGTAGATCTTGTTTTGTTGATCAGAAAAGTGGCACGAGTGCACCTGCACTGAAGAAAATCATTGAGACATTGATGGAAAATCAAGGCATATCTAGAATGTTGGTAGACAATGATGCATAGGTGATTGGCGTGATCCGCCAATTTCAAGATTTTGTTTATGTCACTCTATGGTTGTGTAGAATAATACTTTTTGGCAAACCTGGATCGGATCTCTTAAGTTACATGGATCACAAAAAAaaagggtgtttttttttttcctctaagTATTGATTAACACAGTTTTCTTGACCATGTGAACCAGTAATTGAATGACTATTTTTCATGAATTGTTGTGTTCTTCCGTTGAATCGATTATATGTACAGTATGAAGGGAGTGAGTTCTCCTCATCCATCATCCAACTTCTGAAATTTTCCATTTCGACAGAGAATCATTTCCGCATTGGATATGTGGTCTACTAGTCAGAACATGACTACATGAGCATGAAATGAGTTATAAATAGACAAAAGAGATCGGACTTGTATAGACGTGACATTATTAAGGTGCCATGACATGTGAGTATCTATattgttaaaaagaaaaaataatttttttttatttatgatttgttgGAACAAAAGGGCGAGCCCGGCTAAGTACTGACCATGTCGGACTGTGGAACTAAAAAGCCCCTCCGGAcgaaatacaaaataaaaaaaatagagtatATAATATGATGAGAAATT encodes the following:
- the LOC133707212 gene encoding cytosolic Fe-S cluster assembly factor NBP35, producing the protein MEKENGEIPENANEHCPGPQSESAGKSESCEGCPNQQICATAPKGPDPDLVAIAERMATVKHKILILSGKGGVGKSTFSAQLSFALAAMDFQVGLLDIDICGPSIPKMLGLEGQEIHQSNLGWSPVYVESNLGVMSIGFMLPDPDDAVIWRGPRKNALIKQFLKDVDWGELDFLIVDAPPGTSDEHISIVQDLGAASIDGAIIVTTPQQVSLIDVRKEVSFCKKTGVQVLGVVENMSGLRQPMLAASKFLRMTEAGEEKDVTEWVREYVKEKAPELLDIIALNEVFDNSGGGATRMCSEMGVPFLGKVPLDPELCKAAEEGRSCFVDQKSGTSAPALKKIIETLMENQGISRMLVDNDA